A single genomic interval of Flavobacteriales bacterium harbors:
- a CDS encoding PorT family protein, which yields MKKAFLSLAVASLLALPSMAQESRGFKLGIKASPNLGWINSTTKELEGDGVNLGFSFGLMGDFRLGSDNYALSTGLFMNLLGANQTSKAYKTSVGGLERTIPSFEFARRYQYVELPILIKLKTNEMGYMTYFGQLGFGSAFCVSAKSDVYSYNAASTGIGPDAKFDREEKANILSETVPFRASLVVGIGAEYKFAGNTTLVFGINYNNGFTDTFDKDKLFDRKDAEVADEVEAHGKLHYAELLLGVYF from the coding sequence AGGAGTCCCGGGGCTTCAAGCTCGGCATCAAGGCCTCCCCCAACCTGGGCTGGATCAATTCCACCACCAAGGAGCTGGAGGGCGACGGGGTGAACCTCGGCTTCTCCTTCGGCCTGATGGGCGACTTCCGCCTGGGCAGCGACAACTACGCCCTCAGCACGGGCCTCTTCATGAACCTCCTCGGCGCGAACCAGACCAGCAAGGCCTACAAGACCTCCGTCGGCGGGTTGGAGCGGACCATCCCTTCCTTCGAGTTCGCCCGTCGGTATCAGTATGTGGAACTGCCGATCCTGATCAAGCTCAAGACCAACGAAATGGGCTACATGACCTACTTCGGCCAGCTGGGCTTCGGCTCGGCCTTCTGCGTGTCGGCCAAGAGCGATGTGTACAGTTACAACGCAGCGAGCACCGGTATCGGCCCGGATGCGAAGTTCGACCGCGAGGAGAAGGCCAACATCCTGTCGGAAACGGTGCCGTTCAGGGCCTCGCTGGTGGTGGGCATCGGCGCCGAGTACAAGTTCGCCGGCAACACCACGCTGGTGTTCGGCATCAACTACAACAACGGCTTCACCGACACCTTCGACAAGGACAAGCTCTTCGACCGGAAGGATGCCGAAGTGGCCGACGAGGTGGAGGCCCACGGAAAGCTGCACTATGCGGAGCTGCTCCTGGGCGTGTACTTCTGA
- a CDS encoding DUF4421 family protein, producing the protein MLRIRSVVLFAALEVVPTLNAQTERWATPTNGGFDSTYVLDLTHLLTLRVYMSTKFNSIELRDGARESRVTYRPNTNINLGLGASYRGLTGNLGFGFGFLNNDDAELGETRYLDAQGNLFGRRFAANLFAQSYKGYYIDVLSYPGSTEGDTLYARILREDRVRPDLVQENLGLSVLHILGNRRFSYRAAFNQDAWQRRSAGSMLVGGYGVFQAMRSERPEIPSEVDSLFAPALRFRRLEQAELGGLIGYAHTFVIRHHVFLSLSIAGGLGLVRSEGWYPEADTDRRDIIWSAGLRSQQRIALGYNSARTCVGLSFSNETSSTNPARDATYAWNVGNLRLFVAYRVPVRLGFVDKVMGRLGLL; encoded by the coding sequence GTGCTCCGCATCCGCTCCGTCGTCCTGTTCGCCGCACTGGAGGTCGTTCCAACGCTGAACGCACAGACGGAGCGCTGGGCGACACCCACGAACGGCGGCTTCGACAGCACCTACGTGCTGGACCTCACCCACCTGCTGACCCTGCGGGTGTACATGAGCACGAAGTTCAACTCGATCGAACTGCGTGATGGGGCGCGGGAGAGCCGGGTGACCTACCGGCCCAACACCAACATCAACCTGGGCCTCGGCGCCAGCTACCGCGGCCTCACGGGCAACCTGGGCTTCGGGTTCGGATTCCTGAACAACGACGATGCGGAGCTGGGGGAAACGCGCTACCTCGATGCCCAGGGCAACCTGTTCGGTCGGCGGTTCGCGGCCAACTTGTTCGCACAATCCTACAAGGGCTACTACATCGACGTGTTGAGCTACCCCGGTTCCACGGAGGGCGACACGCTTTATGCGCGCATCCTGCGGGAGGACCGGGTGCGTCCCGACCTGGTGCAGGAGAACCTCGGGCTCAGCGTGCTGCACATCCTCGGGAACCGTCGCTTCAGCTACCGGGCGGCGTTCAACCAGGACGCGTGGCAGCGCCGCAGTGCCGGGTCCATGTTGGTGGGTGGTTACGGGGTGTTCCAGGCCATGCGGTCCGAGCGGCCGGAGATACCATCCGAAGTGGACAGCCTGTTCGCACCCGCCCTGCGCTTCCGGCGCCTGGAGCAGGCCGAGCTGGGGGGCTTGATCGGGTACGCGCACACCTTCGTCATCCGGCACCATGTGTTCCTCTCCCTCTCCATCGCAGGTGGCCTTGGCCTGGTGCGCAGCGAAGGCTGGTATCCGGAAGCGGACACGGACCGGCGCGACATCATCTGGTCGGCCGGCCTGCGGAGCCAGCAGCGCATCGCACTCGGCTACAACAGCGCCCGCACCTGCGTCGGCCTGTCCTTCTCGAACGAGACCTCCAGCACCAACCCCGCACGCGACGCCACCTATGCCTGGAACGTGGGCAACCTGCGCCTCTTCGTCGCCTATCGCGTGCCGGTGCGATTGGGCTTCGTGGACAAGGTGATGGGCCGGCTGGGGCTGTTGTGA
- a CDS encoding serine/threonine-protein phosphatase: MDDRVGPTGIQPPRPALNLSSAFTYTGLMPTRALAVRPPFGFTIGLFRTGDPGAVPAWRAELDRTAWRHHVLGSWVAALLNPLFALNDHAVMPERWTEFLVLRVLVSAAIVGLIVGRRRLPLTPASFVFVPFLLISLENAYMWSFMGPDLFRLHALAYAVLFVGASMIILWPLAWGLAVVGLTVAANVLFLGAHSALSPPEVMAHGGTLLAAVMVISTVMAHNRHRLVQREVRLREDLRARTAEAQEQRAVIEAAHRDLTDSIRYSLNIQQAVVPDISLLDRHTGGHFLLHRPKDIVSGDLPWCAHLDGRTIWAVADHTGHGVPGALMSILGSTLLHAVVVEQRVARPAEVLDRLRDAMIRALQRPGGQGPMDGMDIGLCVLDHRAGTLRFAGALHPLYRVRGGVLTEFTADRMPVGLLPDVSGSFTEQEVDVRPGDMLYLCSDGLQDQFGGPADRKFGRKRLKELLSDIAGLPMHEQERRVQDALALWQQERPSVDDVLVLGVRI; the protein is encoded by the coding sequence GTGGACGATCGGGTAGGTCCGACAGGCATCCAGCCGCCACGGCCCGCCCTGAACCTCTCCTCCGCCTTCACGTACACGGGCCTGATGCCCACGCGCGCGCTCGCGGTCCGTCCGCCTTTCGGGTTCACCATCGGCCTCTTCCGCACCGGGGACCCCGGTGCGGTGCCGGCATGGCGCGCCGAGCTCGACCGCACGGCCTGGCGCCATCACGTACTGGGCAGCTGGGTGGCGGCGCTGCTGAATCCGCTCTTCGCCCTGAACGACCACGCGGTGATGCCCGAGCGCTGGACGGAGTTCCTCGTGCTCCGTGTTCTGGTCAGCGCCGCGATCGTGGGGCTCATCGTCGGACGCAGGCGGTTGCCGCTCACACCGGCCTCCTTCGTGTTCGTGCCCTTTCTGCTGATCAGCCTCGAGAACGCCTACATGTGGAGCTTCATGGGGCCCGACCTGTTCCGATTGCACGCGCTGGCCTATGCGGTGCTCTTCGTCGGCGCCTCGATGATCATCCTCTGGCCGCTGGCCTGGGGCCTTGCCGTGGTCGGCCTCACCGTGGCGGCCAACGTCCTCTTCCTCGGTGCGCACAGCGCGCTGTCACCCCCCGAAGTGATGGCCCATGGCGGCACCCTGCTCGCCGCCGTGATGGTGATCTCCACGGTGATGGCCCATAACCGCCACCGTCTGGTGCAACGCGAGGTGCGCCTCCGCGAGGACCTGCGCGCCCGCACCGCCGAGGCCCAGGAGCAGCGCGCCGTGATCGAAGCCGCGCACCGCGACCTCACGGACAGCATCCGCTACAGCCTGAACATCCAGCAGGCCGTGGTGCCGGATATCTCCCTTCTCGACCGGCACACCGGAGGGCATTTCCTGCTCCACCGTCCCAAGGACATCGTGAGCGGTGATCTGCCCTGGTGCGCACACCTGGACGGGCGCACCATCTGGGCCGTAGCGGACCATACCGGACACGGTGTGCCCGGTGCCCTCATGAGCATCCTGGGCAGCACCCTGCTGCATGCGGTGGTGGTGGAACAGCGCGTGGCGCGTCCGGCCGAGGTCCTGGACCGCTTGCGCGACGCGATGATCCGTGCCCTTCAACGGCCGGGCGGACAGGGGCCGATGGACGGGATGGACATCGGGCTCTGTGTGCTCGACCATCGCGCCGGAACCCTGCGCTTCGCCGGGGCCCTGCATCCGCTCTATCGGGTGCGTGGTGGCGTGCTCACCGAGTTCACCGCGGACAGGATGCCTGTCGGCTTGCTGCCCGATGTGTCCGGGTCCTTCACGGAGCAGGAGGTCGATGTCCGTCCGGGCGATATGCTCTACCTCTGTTCGGACGGGCTCCAGGACCAGTTCGGCGGTCCCGCGGACAGGAAGTTCGGGCGCAAACGCCTCAAGGAACTGCTCTCCGACATCGCCGGCCTGCCGATGCACGAACAGGAGCGTCGCGTGCAGGACGCGCTGGCGCTCTGGCAGCAGGAGAGGCCCAGCGTGGACGATGTGCTCGTGCTGGGCGTGCGGATCTGA
- the nadE gene encoding NAD(+) synthase yields the protein MDSIGIADHISGWLKDQCVRTGQHGFVVGVSGGVDSALTSTLCARTGLPTLCVEMPIHQAHAQVQRAQDHISWLRERHPNVRMEVVGLTPVFDQFIASLPSFPDRAVMELAQANARARLRMTTLYYFAGLLRHLVAGTGNKVEDFGVGFFTKYGDGGVDLSPIADLTKTEVVAVARSLGVIDSILQAKPTDGLWGDDRSDEDQIGASYPELEWAMDLRERASDPSTLELTPRQREVLAIYDRRNAANRHKMEPIPVCTVPAGLKS from the coding sequence ATGGACAGCATCGGCATCGCGGACCATATCTCGGGGTGGTTGAAGGATCAATGCGTGCGCACCGGCCAGCACGGCTTCGTGGTGGGCGTCAGCGGCGGCGTGGACAGCGCGCTCACGAGCACGCTCTGCGCCCGGACGGGCCTGCCCACGCTCTGCGTGGAGATGCCCATCCACCAGGCGCATGCCCAGGTGCAGCGCGCACAGGACCACATCAGCTGGCTTCGCGAGCGTCACCCGAACGTGCGCATGGAGGTGGTGGGCCTGACGCCGGTCTTCGACCAGTTCATCGCCTCCCTTCCGTCCTTCCCCGACCGGGCGGTGATGGAGTTGGCCCAGGCCAACGCCAGGGCCCGCCTCCGGATGACCACGCTCTACTACTTCGCCGGTCTGTTGCGCCACCTGGTGGCCGGCACGGGCAACAAGGTGGAGGACTTCGGCGTGGGCTTTTTCACCAAGTACGGGGATGGCGGGGTGGACCTCTCCCCCATCGCCGACCTCACCAAGACGGAGGTGGTTGCCGTGGCCCGGTCATTGGGGGTGATCGACAGCATCCTTCAGGCGAAGCCCACCGACGGCCTCTGGGGCGATGACCGGAGCGATGAGGACCAGATCGGCGCGAGCTATCCGGAGCTGGAATGGGCCATGGACCTGCGCGAACGAGCGAGCGACCCGTCGACGCTGGAGCTCACCCCGAGGCAGCGCGAAGTGCTGGCCATCTACGATCGGCGCAACGCGGCCAACCGCCATAAGATGGAGCCCATCCCGGTATGCACGGTGCCTGCCGGGCTGAAGTCCTGA